The DNA segment AATACCCACCTTGATTTTCGCTTTAATCGAAACCAGGTGGCGCTGGGACACACCCATATGTTTACCTCTATGGGTATCCCGATGATGTGGATGGGCGATGAAATCCAGCGCATTCACTACGGCAACATGACACCGCAAAACGGCTTCCCCTACGACAACATAGATATAAACGCGAATACCGTAGAATGGGACGATCTGTACAACAACGCAGCAGACACCGATGACAGCCTGAGAATGCTGGAGTATTTCAAAGGTCTGATTGCACTGCGCAGCGGGAACGCCAATCTGCGCCGCAGCTCCAATCCCGGGGATGAGTTTGGTTGGGCGTACGGTCCCTGGGACGGCCCCACCAATCAGGTGATAGCCTACTGGTACGATAACGGGGACGATCCTGCCCTGCTGATTGCCCTGAACTATGGCAGCGGAAGCCACACTATTGATGTGACCGGTCTTCCCCGGAATGGCGAGTGGACCGGCATCGCTGACTCCACGGAGCTGAATATAAATCTTGCAGATGGCATTGGCACCAGTCTGGATGTGTTTGATGATTCCGCATCTCTGACCCTGTCGGCTCATCAGGCCCTGATATTCCGCTACGAATAATCAGCAGCTCAGGTATTAAAAAAAAGGCGGCCATCAAGGCCGCCTTTTTTTAATATCTCGCCTGACAACTACAGCTGCGGCACCCAGATAGACCAGCCGGTTGACTCGGTAAGGTTTACCCTGAACTCGCCAACGCCGCTTGAATCGGTGGTAACCTCACCGCTTACATTGCCAGTATAATCGACAAAGGTGGTGTCGGGCTGATATGAGTTTATCTCGCCACTCCACACATCACCGGTATCACGCCCTGATATCAGCATTACCGCACCGGTGCCTGGAATTCCGCTGAGCCCCTCACGGGTGTAGACATAGACCTGGTCGTCTCCACCACCCTCGTGTCCGGCTCCATAGGCAAAATAGCGGCGTGCGGTGATCATGCGGGCAAGCTCTGGTGCCATGCCAAATTCGTCCCAGTCGCGCGCAAATACCGTCGGCACCCCATGTTCACGCATAAGGATATAGGCATAGGCCTGGTTCTTGTAGTTTTCGACCTGCGGGGAGTTATACGGATTCCCCTGCCGACTGGTATCGTGGTTATCCACAAAGGTAACTGCCTGGCTGCGGGCATCGGTATGAATTAACGGGGTTCCCCAATTGCTCATATCCTTGGTACCGCTGCTAAGCTCAACAAATTCACCACGCAGAGAGAAATCAAAGGCCCGCAGGTGCGCGGAATCAACATCGTCGAGGTAGGCACCAACATCGCCGACCCAGGCCTCGGCTACAAAGAAAAGATCATCCGAGGTTGCATACTGCAGAGCATCGACCCATTCTTTGGTAAAGTCGCTTGGCACATGGGCGATGGCGTCCATACGGAACCCGGCGAACCCGATCTCCTCTACAATCCAGCGCCCCCAAGCCTGCATCTCGTCGCGAATAACAAAATCACCATCTCCACCATCAGGGCGGTACCAGTAGTCAACATCGGTACCCATCAAGTACCAATCTGCATGAAAGGTGTTCGGTGGCAGTTTTCCTTCAAACAGTACGGGATTGTTATGCTGGGTGTCGTTATAGTAGTCCACACCGTTAAATACGCGCCAGTCCCAGTCAAAATCGTGGTACAGATCTCCCCATGAGTCTTGAGTATAATGTGCATTCCGTCCTTGCAGGGTAAAATCTGTCCAGGCAGAGACGGTATCGCCTTCGGCTGTGGGTACCTGCTCTTGATTGTCGCCACCCATACGGTGGTTAAACACCACATCGTAGTAGGAATCGATGCCCAGCGCTTTCAGATCGGCTATCGCCTCCTGGAGCTCACTTCTGGTTCCATAGCGGGTGGCCGTGGTGCCCTTCTGGTCAAACTCTCCCAGATCCCAGAAATCATACACCGCATAACCGACATCATAGGTACCCCCCATCGCCTTGGCTGCCGGGGGCAGCCACATAGAGGTTATCCCTATCTCGGCAAGGTGCTCACCAGCACCAGCCACTTCTGACCAAAGCCCAGGGTATGAATTCCAGTAGAACATCTGGAACATGGTGTTGTTTACCTGTTCTGCCGGTATCTCGGGATACTCACCATCCCATTCGGAATCGATTGGTGTGTAATCGGCATATCCATCCAATCCAAGCGGATCACGACCGCTATCAGGCGAGGTATGCCCAGGATCGCTTTCACCCGAATTGGTCGGGTTCTGACAGCCAACAAACAAGACTACCGAGAATATTACAATTATTTTTATAATGTTTTTCATGGGTGCAAGCTAACACAATTTTTTCGGAGAATCCAGTTTTATACGGTCACCGGAATTTATTACAGAACTGTACGTAATAGGCAAACTACTGGAAATTTGCAGCATTCCGGGTAAACACAATCTTCCATGTCTCCTGGTGGTTTACAAAAAGTATATCTGCACCGAAATAACTGAAAAGCCAGAAACGTTCTGGTTCATTTCGCGCCCAGCGAGCCAGCCTTGCGTCCTGACCAAGATAGTCAGAGTCACCGATGAGTCGTTCAAGTACAAAGCCATGGGCGGGACGTATAGCAAATGAAAGATGTTCCCCGATAAACCTGAAAGAATCGGGATGATATGCAAAGTTCCCGGTATTATGCTTACGCTGCATGCCTTCTATGATTCGGTCTGCCGAACTGTTCCCAGAATGAAACTGCACATCGTATATATATTCATTCCTGATCTCATCATAGAAATCATTTTCAGAAAGATCCGCTACTCGCAAAAGGGTTTGTATGGGACCACTGGCCTCCGCACGGTAATCAGAGGAAACAGTGTATGCAATCTCACGATAAGGAACGCTACGAGAAAACAGAAACCACATGCTGCCTGCTACTGCTGTAATCAATATACCGGTAATGATTAATATAGTTCTATTCATAGATTCACTCTCACTCATTAAAAAAACCCCCGCCAGAAGGCGGGGGTTGATCGTTAAAGGATCCAGGGATTACTCCCAGACAACCTCTCCGTCGATGGTCATCTTGGCGCGGCTGTCGCCGTCCAGAGCATCGATCACGATCTCGTACTGACCACCAGGCATGAAGCCGCCCTCAGGCTTGGCTTCACCGGCATTACCAATTCCCCAGTTGGGGTCGCCGGAATCGTAGCTGTGGCCATCATCTACACTGTTCCATGCGTTCGGCTCGAGAACGTCGTAGTCGATGCCATCCGGATCAGCCCATCCGTCGGTAGCAAATCTGAACAAGACCGACTCAAGATTTCGCTGAGCAAGGGTTACCTCGGTACCGCCATCGGTAAAGGTAAAGGTATGTGCCCAGTTACCCCACTCGCCGGCATCAAAACCACCAGCAAGATTTGCATCTACACCCTCGGCTGCATCAAAGTTGACAAACTTGAAGGTCAACTGAGCATCCTCGGCGTTGTGCAGTGCAGTGTCACAACCTACCAGGGCAATAGCAAACACGATTGCCCCGGCTATAATAATAGCTTTCTTCATAATCATTCCTCCTTACTTAGAAATCCCACCGTACACCAAGGCGGAACTTGGACTGACCAGCACCACCGGTGGTGTCTACGAAACCATCATCGAACTCGATGGTGTGGATATCTTCACTGGCATACGGATCGAAATCGAAGGTGTATGCAGCAAAGAACTGACCATCACGCAGCTCTTCCGGCATGGTCCAGCGCCCACCAAGTGCGAAGCCGAACGGGATGTTCAGGTCGGTGTCACGCAGTACGAAACCGATGTCAGCACCCAGGCGGTTCACGAAATTCATGCGACCAACCAGGGTAGCTTCCTTGGCAGCGCCGCGATAGGCAGCGTCTACAGTAGCGGTCGGCATGATCTCGGCCAGATCGGTCAGGCGAACCTGAGCACGGATCTCGTCGTTGTAGTCTTCGGCATCCGGATCATGGTGGTAGATGTACTCAACCAGTGCACGGTCCAGCTGCGGCGCAAGCTCGCGCAGGGTCAGGGTTGCCTTTACGTCTTCCAGGTCGAACTCTTCCTGGTACTCCATGTTGGCAGACAGATCCAGCTGAGCGTTCACCGGAGCGACCTCGCTCAGGAACAGGTTTACCCAGGGGTTGAACTTGTTCAGGGCATCGCCTTCGAACTCGTTGTCGGTTTCCAGGGTGTAGTTGTGCCCCAGCTTGACAATGTCGGCCGGCTGCAGTTCTACGTTCACCTTGCTTACGAACATACCCTCACGCAGGCGCAGGTAGTCATCATCGTCCCCGTCGTTGGCACCCAGGAAGATGTCGGTGTTGCTGCCGCCCCAGCGAGCGTCTACATCAAGCTTCAGGTCCATGATGCCCGGGGTTACCGTGAACCCACCGGCAAAAGCCATGGCATCTGCATCTACATCGTAGGTTTCGCCAAAGTTCAGCAAGTACTGACCACGCACGTTCAGCATACCGTCCATGAGGTCGGCGCTGGCACCGATGGTGGTCATGTGCTTGGTGTCATCAAAGAAATCCTTCAGGTCATCTGAAGAAGTCATCAATGCGTTCCAGGCTGCGTCTACCACGAAGTCTTCCATCAGATTCAGGGTTACCCAGCTGTATACGCCGTGTCGCCCAGTGCGCTTGGTCAGCGCCAGGGTTGCATCTACGGTACCCATGTCTCCCAGGCTGGTAAGCTCGTCGCCCAGGCTCATTTCCAGGAAGCCGTCGTTGGCATCGCTTTCATCAGCATGGCTGGTGCGGTACATAATGCTGTCATGCCCGGTGCCCTTGGTCCACTTGTACCCGGTGTTAAAGTTCACGTACGGGGTGGTAGCGGTGGCGCGGAAGTGACCCAGCTCGGGATTTTCGCCGTTGTTCAGCGCGTTGAACGGGTTGAACAGTGCGGATCCGAGATTGGCAAAGCCATCAGAAAGCGGAACGACAGGATCACCGTCAGTCAGTTCTGCATCGGCAGCCTGCTCGAACAGGGTGATTGAACCATCAAACACCTTCAGCTCGATGTAGGTTTCCAGCCAGGGCAGTACGTCAGCGGTCAGCTTCCAGTACGACTTGGCCTTGAGTTCCCACTTGTCGGCTGCATATCCGCGATCGTCGCCTTCCAGCTCTTCTGTCAGGAAGGTAGCATCCGAATAGATCTCGGTAAACTTGCCAAATACAAACCCGCCGCCGTCAGCAGGTGCGCCACCCAGCAGGTTAGCTACCTGTACAACACCATTCTGACCGCCGAAGCCGTCGTCAGTGGTTGCAGGTGCGTTCGGGTCGGTGATGTACTCACCGTCCACAAAGAACTTGTAGGTGATCTGGGCATTTGAGCGCACATTCATAGTGAATGTCCACAGCCCGTCAACCAGTTCCATGCGGTAGTCTTCGTCATTCTCGGTCCAGCCATTAAAGCCACCGATCATGAAGACATCAGTTGCATCAGGGTTTTCATACTGGAACGTCACATCCACACGCTCCGGCAGTTCCGGTGCATCTACAGTCACCTGGCCGAATGCCGGCATAGCGAGCAGTAAGATCACCATTACGATCAACATTTTTCGCATGTTGATACCTCCTCTTTCATTTTGTTTCACAGGTATGTATGACTACGCCACCATCGCCTGCAACTCAACTACTATGAAAACACGTTTTAACCGGTTTAGCAAGCAAAATTTACCGGTTTATTGTAACGTTTTAGATAACCGCACTGTTGTCGGCTGTTCCGCAGGTATCCACCCGCTTCCGATTGGCCTGTGCCGGTTTTCGGTATATGATGGAGTCACTATGGATTGGCAGCGGCCGGGTTTGCGCATCGTTTTTATCTCTTTATTGGTGCTGTTTGCAGGGGTGGTGGCTGCGCTGGTGCGGTCGCAGTGGACCGAGGTGCACGAGGATGCGCCCCTGGGGTCTGGGGGTATCCTTGATGCGCGGGACTGGTCGCCGCAGCACGACGGGCTGCTGGACCTGGCCGGGGAGTGGGAGTTTTACTGGCAGGAGTTTGTGGTGCCATCCCATGTGCCGGGGCGGCCAGGGCCGGATGATCCGCGACCGGAGGCGGTGATACCGCAGCCGGGGCTGTGGAACCATCTGGATATCCCCGGCAGCTGGTACAGCCCCGAGAGCTATGCCACCCTGCGGCTGCGGCTGCAGATCGACGACAGCTGGCCCGAGACTTTGGGGATCTACATCCTGGAGGTATCCAACAGCCTGCGGATGTTTATCAACGGTACCCTGGTGGCGCAGGCCGGCGAGCCGGGCGTGACCAAAGCGGAGACCCTGCACAAGCTGCGCCCGCGGCTGGGGGAGTATTATCGCGACGGGGCCACCGAGCTGGATATAGTGCTGCAGATTGCCAACTACATCGACCGCGAGGGCGGGCGCAAGCGCCCGTTGTATGTGGGTACCCCGGAGGATGTCCGGGGGATGCAGCGCAGCACCATCGCCTACGAGGGGATTATCGGCGGGGCGCTGCTGATAATCGGGCTGTACAACCTGGTGCTGTTCCTGGTGCGTCGCGAGGACCGGCTGCCGCTGGCTAAACTGTCGGCAATCCTGCCCCGGCATGAGGTTATCTTTCGCCCGCGCGATGTAGTGGGCGGCGATTTCTACTGGGCGGCGCCCGGGCAGAACCCGGGCAGCGGCTGGATAGCGGTGGGAGACTGCACCGGACACGGGGTGCCGGGGGCACTGATGGTTATGCTGTCGACCAGCCTGCTGGCCCGCTGTGTCCAGTCTGTGAATGACAGCCCGGATCCGGGACGGGTGCTGGGCGAGCTGCACCGCGGGGTTCGTGCCGCCATGCCGCGCAGCAAGACCCATGACGGGCTGGACATCGGCCTGCTGTATTATGAACCCGGGACCGTGCGCTTTGCCGGGGCCCATCTGGGGCTGTTCGTGCTGCGCGCCAGCGGCAGCCTGCCGGTGGAGTACCTGCCTGGCAGCCGCAAGGGGGCCGGCTACGCCCGCACCCCGATCGATTATGCCTTCGAGACCGCCCGGCTGCAGCTGCAGCCGGACGACTGCGTCTACCTGACCAGCGACGGGCTGCTGGACCAGAACGGGGGCGAGCGGGGCTTCCCGTTCGGGAAGCGGCGCTTTATCAGGCTGCTGGAAACACTGCGCGGCCAGCCGCTGCCGCAGCAGCGAGAGCAGATCCTCGGGGCGCTGGATGAGTATCGCGGCGAGAATCCGCAGCGCGACGATATCGTGGTACTGGGGTTTCAGTCTCCCTGACCTGCCAGGTCCGTCCGACAAGGCCGGTCTCCCAGGATCAGCGCTGACCGTGATTGACTGCATGGGGGCTGCATGCCCGACAGCCGGGGCTGTCCTCCAGCACCACCGCCGGTTCGCGTGGTATCAGCTGCACAATGTCCCCGGGATGATAGCCATGGGTATAGTCGGTGTGGGCGATATAGGCGGTGCCGTTGTACTCCACCCGATAGGTCAGATCGTGGCCGCGAAACTCCCGTGAGGTTACCACCCCGGCACAGACCTGCCCTGCACTGACGACCTCATGCTCGCTGTCCCCTGCACTGCCGACATCATCCGGATCCACGCAGCCGGCGGCCGGGCGCCCCAGGGAGAGGTGCTCGGGGCGCAGCGAGAGCAGAACCGGGCCGTAGCTGCAGGGGCGGATCGGGATGCGCCCCAGCGGGGTGTCGGCGGTGTGGCCATGGGCAACCCCGTCCAGCAGGTTGGCCCGGCCGAGAAACTGGGCAACAAAGGCCGTAGAGGGATGCAGATAGATCCGCTCGGGGCAGCCGATCTGCTCTACCCGGCCGTGATTCATTACCGCCAGGCGATCACAGAATGACAGGGCCTCTTCCTGGTCGTGGGTGACCAGAATGGCGTTGATGTTGGCCTTTTTCAGGATGGCCCGGATCTCGCGGCGGGTAGAGTCGCGCAGAGCGGCGTCCAGATTGCTGAAGGGTTCGTCCATCAAAAGCAGGGCCGGGTCGGCGGCCAGGGCACGGGCAATAGCGATGCGCTGCTGCTGTCCGCCGGAGAGCTGATCCGGCATGTGCTCGGCATGGCCGTGCAGCCCGACGGTTTCCAGCAGCTGCAGGGCGCGGGCGCGGCGCTGGCGGCGCGGCAGCTGCGGCAGGGCGAACATCACATTGCGCAGGGCCGAAAGGTGCGGAAACAGGGCGTAGTCCTGAAATACCAGGCCGATGCCGCGCTTCTCCGGCGGCAGCGCGGTAATATCGGTGTCACGAAGGCGGACACTGCCGCTGTCGGGGGTGGCAAAACCGGCAATCATGCGCAGGGTGGTGGTCTTGCCGCAACCCGAGGGGCCGAGCAGACCGAAGATTTCCCCCGGCTCCACCCGCAGGCTCAGGTCGTCTACCGCCGGGGGCTGGGCAGGATCAAAGCGTTTGGCAAGGTTTTGCAGTTCAAGCAGGTGCATGATCATCTCCTTCGTAGCGCAGCATCAGCCCGACAAACAGGCTGGAAAACAGCACAATCGCCGCTGCATAGGGGGCGGCCTGGGCCATCAGTGCCTCGGAGGTGCGGGTAAACACCGCCATCGACAGGGTTGTCCAGCCGGTGGGGCCGAGTATCAGCGCCAGCGGCAGCTCCTTCATGGCCATCACAAATACCAGTACCAGCGATGCCAGCATCCCGGTACGTAAAAGCGGCAGGATAGCGCGCAGAAACGCCGCCCGCGGGGTGTAGCCAAAGGAGCGGGCTGCCTCCTCCAGTTTGCGGGGGGCGTGCAGCAGGGCGCTGCGCAGCGGTCCCAGCGCCAGGGCCAGAAAGTTCATGCTGTAGGCGATAATCAGCAGCGGCAGGCGCTGATACAACACCGGGGTTGCCCGCAGCGAGAAGAACACCAGGGCCAGCGCCAGCGAGAGCGGCGGGACAGCGTAGCCGATATAGGCGGCCTTCTCTGCCGCGCGGCTCAGGCGCCCGGGGTAGCGCGAGTGCATGTAGGCAATCGGCAGGGCGGCCAGGGTGGCCAGGACCGCCGCCGGGCCGGCGGCTGCGGCCGAGCGCAGAAAGGTCTGCCAGACCCGCGCCAGCTCGGCAGTCGGCGGGCTTTGCAGCATCCAGAACAGCAGCATAACTACCGGCAGGCCGATCGATACGGCCGCGACCAGGGTGGCGTAGCCGAGCCCGAGCGCCTGCCCCAGGGGTGACAGCCTGGTGCGGACCCGGCGGCGGGCAGCCCCGGTACCCACCCGGGCCAGGCGGGTCCTGCTGAGCAGGCGGGCCTCGGCCGTCAGAATGACCGCCGGGATTGCCAGCAGGATCAGCGACAGCACCGAGACATACACCCGGTCAAAGGCGTTGGCGTACTGGTTGTAGATCGCATAGCTGAAGACCTCGTAGCGCATCAGTGCGACCGCGCCGAAATCCCCCACGGTATACAGAATGATTATTACCGAGCCGGCCAGTACCGCCGGGCGCAGATGCGGCAGCACCACCCGCAGCAGAACCGCTGCCGGGCGGTAGCCCAGGCTGCGGGCAGACTCCTCCAGACCGGGATCCAGGCTGTGCAGCCCGGTGCGGAGGTTCAGATACATATAGGGAAAAGAGTACAGAGTAAGCGCCAGCAGCGCCCCGGTAAACCCCGAGATACGCGACACCTCCAGCCCCAGCACCCGGGCGGCGAAGCCGTAGTTGCCCCCGATACCCAGCAGGGCATAGGCCATCACGTAGCCGGGCACCGCCAGCGGCACCACCCCGGCGATGGTGATCAGCCGCCTGCCGATTATGTTGGTGCGCTCGGTGAGCAGGGCCAGCGGCAGGCTGATCGCCAGCGAAAACAGCGTCACCCCGCCGGCCAGCAGCAGGGTGTTACGCATCAGGACCAAGGTGCGACGGCGCAGCAGCATCTCGGCCAGTACCGGCACCTCGGCACTGAATGCCCGCAGCGCCAGATACACCAGTGGCACCAGCATGATCCCGCCGATAGCCAGCGGGACACCGAGCAGCGCCCATGGTGGAGCATCAGTTTGCCACTGGCGCCGGGCAGACAACACCTACAGCACCCCCGCCTCGCGCAGCAGCGACAGGGTTCCGTCCAGGTCTGACAGGCTGTCCAGGTCCACCTGGGGGGCAGACTCCAGCAGGCGTTCCAGGCTCTCGAGCTGCGGATTGCGCTCGACCCCGTCGGTGACCGGATATTCGTAGATGACATCGGTGATGTACTGCTGTGCAGATTCACTCAACAGAAAATCGATAAAGCGTTCGGCATTGCGCCGGCGCGGACTGTCGGCATCCACCCGGGCAGTAATCCCGATACCGGCGATGTTTACCATGTTGCCGATATCACCATCGGCGAAGAATCGCTGTGCTACCGGGTAGTCGGGATCCTGGGCCAGAAAGCGCAGCAGATAGTAGTTATTCACCAGTGCCGCATCCACCTCGCCGGCAGCAATCGCCTCTACCTGGGTGGTGTTGTTACGGTATACCTGTACGTCGTTGGCCGCCATGTCGCGCAGCCACTGCAGGGTCACCTCGTCGCCATACGCAACCCGCATGGCGGTGACAAATGCCTGGAACGAGCCATTGGTCGGTGCCCAGCTGACCCGGCCGCGATAGCGCTCACGGGTAAGGTCGAATACACTGTCGGGGTACTCGCTCTCGTCCAGGCGGTCGGGTGAATACGCCAGCACCCGGGCCCGTCCGCTGCCGGCAACCCAGCGTCCGGTAGAGCTGCGGTAGATCGGCAGTG comes from the Spirochaeta africana DSM 8902 genome and includes:
- a CDS encoding SpoIIE family protein phosphatase; its protein translation is MDWQRPGLRIVFISLLVLFAGVVAALVRSQWTEVHEDAPLGSGGILDARDWSPQHDGLLDLAGEWEFYWQEFVVPSHVPGRPGPDDPRPEAVIPQPGLWNHLDIPGSWYSPESYATLRLRLQIDDSWPETLGIYILEVSNSLRMFINGTLVAQAGEPGVTKAETLHKLRPRLGEYYRDGATELDIVLQIANYIDREGGRKRPLYVGTPEDVRGMQRSTIAYEGIIGGALLIIGLYNLVLFLVRREDRLPLAKLSAILPRHEVIFRPRDVVGGDFYWAAPGQNPGSGWIAVGDCTGHGVPGALMVMLSTSLLARCVQSVNDSPDPGRVLGELHRGVRAAMPRSKTHDGLDIGLLYYEPGTVRFAGAHLGLFVLRASGSLPVEYLPGSRKGAGYARTPIDYAFETARLQLQPDDCVYLTSDGLLDQNGGERGFPFGKRRFIRLLETLRGQPLPQQREQILGALDEYRGENPQRDDIVVLGFQSP
- a CDS encoding glycogen-binding domain-containing protein translates to MRKMLIVMVILLLAMPAFGQVTVDAPELPERVDVTFQYENPDATDVFMIGGFNGWTENDEDYRMELVDGLWTFTMNVRSNAQITYKFFVDGEYITDPNAPATTDDGFGGQNGVVQVANLLGGAPADGGGFVFGKFTEIYSDATFLTEELEGDDRGYAADKWELKAKSYWKLTADVLPWLETYIELKVFDGSITLFEQAADAELTDGDPVVPLSDGFANLGSALFNPFNALNNGENPELGHFRATATTPYVNFNTGYKWTKGTGHDSIMYRTSHADESDANDGFLEMSLGDELTSLGDMGTVDATLALTKRTGRHGVYSWVTLNLMEDFVVDAAWNALMTSSDDLKDFFDDTKHMTTIGASADLMDGMLNVRGQYLLNFGETYDVDADAMAFAGGFTVTPGIMDLKLDVDARWGGSNTDIFLGANDGDDDDYLRLREGMFVSKVNVELQPADIVKLGHNYTLETDNEFEGDALNKFNPWVNLFLSEVAPVNAQLDLSANMEYQEEFDLEDVKATLTLRELAPQLDRALVEYIYHHDPDAEDYNDEIRAQVRLTDLAEIMPTATVDAAYRGAAKEATLVGRMNFVNRLGADIGFVLRDTDLNIPFGFALGGRWTMPEELRDGQFFAAYTFDFDPYASEDIHTIEFDDGFVDTTGGAGQSKFRLGVRWDF
- a CDS encoding iron ABC transporter substrate-binding protein — translated: MSRTNNPAARRAGAVAARAVLAVLLLAAALPLSAAGSREAAENTLTLYSGRGESLVEPLVEQFREETGITVNVRYGGTSELAVLLAEEGSRTPADLFWAQDAGALGALAQEGRLAELPARYHASALPIYRSSTGRWVAGSGRARVLAYSPDRLDESEYPDSVFDLTRERYRGRVSWAPTNGSFQAFVTAMRVAYGDEVTLQWLRDMAANDVQVYRNNTTQVEAIAAGEVDAALVNNYYLLRFLAQDPDYPVAQRFFADGDIGNMVNIAGIGITARVDADSPRRRNAERFIDFLLSESAQQYITDVIYEYPVTDGVERNPQLESLERLLESAPQVDLDSLSDLDGTLSLLREAGVL
- a CDS encoding ABC transporter permease yields the protein MLVPLVYLALRAFSAEVPVLAEMLLRRRTLVLMRNTLLLAGGVTLFSLAISLPLALLTERTNIIGRRLITIAGVVPLAVPGYVMAYALLGIGGNYGFAARVLGLEVSRISGFTGALLALTLYSFPYMYLNLRTGLHSLDPGLEESARSLGYRPAAVLLRVVLPHLRPAVLAGSVIIILYTVGDFGAVALMRYEVFSYAIYNQYANAFDRVYVSVLSLILLAIPAVILTAEARLLSRTRLARVGTGAARRRVRTRLSPLGQALGLGYATLVAAVSIGLPVVMLLFWMLQSPPTAELARVWQTFLRSAAAAGPAAVLATLAALPIAYMHSRYPGRLSRAAEKAAYIGYAVPPLSLALALVFFSLRATPVLYQRLPLLIIAYSMNFLALALGPLRSALLHAPRKLEEAARSFGYTPRAAFLRAILPLLRTGMLASLVLVFVMAMKELPLALILGPTGWTTLSMAVFTRTSEALMAQAAPYAAAIVLFSSLFVGLMLRYEGDDHAPA
- a CDS encoding ABC transporter ATP-binding protein, coding for MHLLELQNLAKRFDPAQPPAVDDLSLRVEPGEIFGLLGPSGCGKTTTLRMIAGFATPDSGSVRLRDTDITALPPEKRGIGLVFQDYALFPHLSALRNVMFALPQLPRRQRRARALQLLETVGLHGHAEHMPDQLSGGQQQRIAIARALAADPALLLMDEPFSNLDAALRDSTRREIRAILKKANINAILVTHDQEEALSFCDRLAVMNHGRVEQIGCPERIYLHPSTAFVAQFLGRANLLDGVAHGHTADTPLGRIPIRPCSYGPVLLSLRPEHLSLGRPAAGCVDPDDVGSAGDSEHEVVSAGQVCAGVVTSREFRGHDLTYRVEYNGTAYIAHTDYTHGYHPGDIVQLIPREPAVVLEDSPGCRACSPHAVNHGQR
- a CDS encoding alpha-amylase family glycosyl hydrolase, with product MKNIIKIIVIFSVVLFVGCQNPTNSGESDPGHTSPDSGRDPLGLDGYADYTPIDSEWDGEYPEIPAEQVNNTMFQMFYWNSYPGLWSEVAGAGEHLAEIGITSMWLPPAAKAMGGTYDVGYAVYDFWDLGEFDQKGTTATRYGTRSELQEAIADLKALGIDSYYDVVFNHRMGGDNQEQVPTAEGDTVSAWTDFTLQGRNAHYTQDSWGDLYHDFDWDWRVFNGVDYYNDTQHNNPVLFEGKLPPNTFHADWYLMGTDVDYWYRPDGGDGDFVIRDEMQAWGRWIVEEIGFAGFRMDAIAHVPSDFTKEWVDALQYATSDDLFFVAEAWVGDVGAYLDDVDSAHLRAFDFSLRGEFVELSSGTKDMSNWGTPLIHTDARSQAVTFVDNHDTSRQGNPYNSPQVENYKNQAYAYILMREHGVPTVFARDWDEFGMAPELARMITARRYFAYGAGHEGGGDDQVYVYTREGLSGIPGTGAVMLISGRDTGDVWSGEINSYQPDTTFVDYTGNVSGEVTTDSSGVGEFRVNLTESTGWSIWVPQL